Proteins co-encoded in one Stomoxys calcitrans chromosome 5, idStoCalc2.1, whole genome shotgun sequence genomic window:
- the LOC131997980 gene encoding uncharacterized protein LOC131997980, whose product MEMGAKSRFNLELHSFRCNCIAGLANTFTCNMSRLAPNRYSLSGLVELHRPMHPNAEIAIYVHYKLPTANRRIKFMDLRLKLCDVMSSVQRMPVVRNILVEIRRSSNFPLTCPFKEHVMYNLSNMIITNEIIPPYVPHHHVNVSLQFYEQQLQIAYYNVSGSVIPKSIKG is encoded by the exons ATGGAAATG GGCGCCAAAAGTCGTTTCAATCTGGAGTTGCACTCTTTTCGTTGCAATTGCATTGCCGGTTTAGCAAATACCTTTACATGCAACATGAGCCGACTGGCCCCCAATCGCTACAGTTTGAGTGGCTTGGTCGAGTTACATCGCCCAATGCATCCAAATGCTGAAATTGCTATATATGTACACTATAAGTTGCCTACAGCGAATCGAAGGATAAAATTCATGGATTTGCGGCTAAAGCTTTGTGACGTAATGTCCAGTGTCCAGCGTATGCCAGTGGTGAGAAATATTCTAGTCGAAATAAGACGGAGCAGTAATTTTCCCTTAACCTGCCCCTTTAAGGAG CACGTCATGTATAACTTATCAAACATGATAATCACCAATGAGATAATTCCCCCCTATGTGCCACATCATCATGTTAATGTGTCTCTGCAATTTTATGAACAACAGCTTCAAATTGCATACTACAATGTGTCCGGATCCGTTATTCCCAAGTCCATAAAGGGCTGA